One part of the Thermoplasmata archaeon genome encodes these proteins:
- a CDS encoding SHOCT domain-containing protein gives MRERDDYRKIFVVGLAIMFILIGISALIGALFNAKNYTINYMPAYMGWVGGFVGLIIGLILLFFIIWVLSWVFRAFSLSHTYYHRVFWDRWDHDEAVEILRERYAKGEITKEQFDQMLADLERDGKR, from the coding sequence ATGAGGGAGAGAGATGATTATCGAAAGATATTCGTGGTCGGACTGGCTATAATGTTCATATTGATAGGAATATCTGCATTGATAGGGGCATTATTCAACGCAAAGAACTATACAATAAATTATATGCCCGCGTATATGGGATGGGTTGGTGGTTTTGTTGGATTGATCATAGGTTTGATTTTGTTATTTTTCATAATATGGGTACTCTCATGGGTTTTTCGAGCATTTTCGCTTTCTCACACATATTATCATAGAGTTTTCTGGGATAGATGGGATCATGATGAGGCGGTTGAAATATTAAGAGAAAGGTATGCAAAAGGAGAGATTACCAAAGAGCAGTTTGATCAGATGCTTGCAGACTTAGAAAGAGATGGAAAAAGATGA